The DNA segment ATGCCCTTGCATCAGCTGATTGACCAGCGTCGCGGGGTCTTTCAGCGCCCGGCTTGTGTAGGCAATTCGTTGGACCCCCGCTTTCCGGGCTGCATCGACGACATGCTGGTGTTGACTTACCCGGTTTTGCTCATCCGTACCGGCAATCAACAGGACCGTTTCAATACCCTGCATGGCCCGATCAAGGGATATTTTATCGTCATAGTAACCTACGTGTACAATTACGCCCTGGTCAACTAAATGATCGGCCTTAGTTTGATCCCGCACAAAGGCAGCAATCTGGGTAGGTGATACTTTTTGCAATAACTGACGGATAACTGCGGTACCAAGCTGGCCAGTGGCTCCGGTTACTAAAATCATAGTATTAGGTGGTTTGGTTACCACAAAGGTCCGCGTTGAGCAACATCCGGACGTATCCAGATTATGGGTTATCGTAGCCAAATTAACTAATTAGCACTGGTGTGCGGTGGGTCATTCGTTCCGTAAAGTTTTCCACCTAAAAAGGTATAGGCAGGTTTCTTCGTATCGACTCCGAGCGTTTGGTGAGACAAGTAACTAACCGTTTGTTCACAAACTATACACTTTCGTACAGGTGATAGTGGCTTCCGTTACTTTCTAAGGGTAGAGTAGAAGAACGGCTGTTATTGCTTACGTTCAGCAAAGGGTTTGCTGTTTTTCTAATTTACTACTCTGCTAGCTATGGACCTATTTGAAGTACTCGCTAAATGGCTTTTTTGGCTCTTTGATGGAATCGGCGTCAACCTCATTCTTAAAAAGATCGCCAAAGCGTTTGACAAAAAGAACGAAGACAGACCAGATTCAACGAGCAATTCGTTAATCAGTTCAAAACTACCGCAGATCTAATTTATAGGTTGAAGCAAGTGTCAGACACTCGCAATCCATTTAAATTAATCTATCTCTATCCCCTCATTAATTGCGTAAGCACAGTGTAACGCAGTGCTATTGTGTTTAGTGAAGAGGGTGATTATGCGTTTAACGGTTAGCTAAGTTCTACTACAATGAGAATTAAATTTCCTCAGTTGCGCGCTCCGACTACGGTATTTTACAATCAATGGCGAGCCATCTTTCTGGCCCTTGCGCTAGTTATCCTGGTTGTAGCTAAATTACTGCACTAAACTGATAGTGACTCTATCAGGCGCATTTTCCTGTTTCGCACTTTTGCTTCTCAAGTACGAAACTAGGTACGCCTTTAGCCACCCAAGCTTCCTATACCTTACAATTCGGACGTTTTGTAACAGATTTATTTTCGTATTTCCTCGACTGATGCGGGGGGATGCTGTATCGTATTGATCGCTTTAAATACGAAGCATACAGTCAGGCGGGAACGTTTTTAGCGACCGTCTATTCGCAGGATTGTAGTCAACTGTCATGCTATCTGTTCAGAGTCCCGCTTCGGCACGGTTGGTATACCCGCACCACCGCCGGAGCGGTAGCGGCTTCAAGGCTCAATCAGTGATATGCGGGGTGAAAGTGAAGAAAAACTTGACTCAAAACAGATTAGTGCAACTGAAATTACGATTAGCTTTACCACACAATCTGGTTGTGAAAACATGACGTATCGACCGAAGAAAAAACTAACCTGCTGGGCATACAGCTTGCTGAGCCTCGCTTGTTGGCAATGCGCGCCCGATGCACTACCCCAAATTGATTACGATCAGCGAGCGGCTCAGCTCATGACCGACCTCAAGCCACAACTTGTCGGGACATGGAAACTTCGGCAGGTACATGTCAGCCCAAACGGACCTAATCGCATCAATCGACTCAATCTGAGCAAAGACAGCACCTTTCAGGACGTGGCTCTGCTAACGATCGTGCCAGCCGCCAGCCCGCGCCAGACACCGGTCGATGCCCGCTACAGCGACTACGACGGTACCCTTCAGTACAAGACCAAGACCTACCCCGTTCAGTTCAACACGTGGCCGGGGCCTCGGGTCTATAGCCCTAGTCAGCAGGGCCCTCAGGCTTTCTTGTTGTTCAGCTTTCACTTCCCCAACGGAACCCGTTTTCCTGAGGCTGAAGAAACGTTTCTGGAAAATTTGGGGCTCATAAACGAAACGTTTTCGCTGGAAACCACGGCCGGCCAACCAACCATGCAATGGGTGGGCTTGAATCGAGGTATTCAGCGAATCGACTTCGTCAGGCAGCCCTGATCAAAGTCGATTTTCTTGATACCAGGCGATCCCTGAGTTTTCATTTACAAAGCTTACTTAAGGAGTCATTGAGTGCATCAAACGCCCGCTATGGCAGCCCGGCCTTTTGATGCGCAACTATTTACGTAATTCCGGCGTATCAGGCTAGGAGCGTTTCCCGAAAATATCCCTATTCAGAATAGCTCCTGGACGTAAAGAACTATCCACTGGCCCACCAGTTCAGCTTGACCCGTAGCTTATGTCATGAGGCTGAATATTCGTTAAAATAACTTAAACTGACTCAACACAGGTAGGCTTATTCAGCGGTTGGTTATTCCTTTGATGATCAGTAAAGTATTCAGTTATCGATCAGCCGTTAGCCGTTGAAAACAATCCTGTACCTCCTCTGTCTGGTTTTAGTCGGCTGTCAGCCTAAAAGCAGTGGCCCTGATAAGCCATCATCCGACACACCCTTACGGGCCATCTATTCAAGAGCCGTAAACGATTCGCTCTACGTGCAGACCCAACTTCCCTTGGAGTATGACGATAGCACAACCAAGCACTATCCGGTGGTGGTTATCCTAGACGGTAACTTTCATTTTCCCATGCTGGCCGCCAGTGTACACCAATACGAAAAAGCTGGTCTGTTACCACCCCTTATCTTGGTGGGGGTTGGCTACCGATCGTTCAACGCAATGGACTCCCTGCGCGTACGGGACTATTTGTATCCGGCGGCATTAGCTTCCGACGAATTAAAGGCCCCCGGTGGCGGGGAGCGGTTTAGACAGTTCCTGAGCCGAGAACTAGTCCCTTCGATTGACTCAACCTATCGAACTACCTCCCAAAATAGAACGCTACTTGGCCATTCGTTCGGGGGCTACTTTGCCTTGTATACGTTATTAAGCCAGGCTAAAACGAAGACCCATGACTTTCAAAACTTCGTGGCTGCCAGTCCTTCCGTCTGGTATCACAACTTCTATCTGAACCAGTTGCCTGCCCAATTGAGCCAGTTAAATAAGGCCGATTCGATCCGGTTGTTTTTGTCCGTTGGTGGCCAAGAAAACCCACAATGGGATATTAAGCCTGTTTCGGGTTTAACGACATCCATTAGGCAATCACACAAGGTTAGCCTTCAGGGCGGAGTTTACGATCAGCTAGGGCACATGGATACGGGCCAGCTGAGCTTTCTGAAAGGCTTACAGTATTTTTATCAATCTCGCTGACACATAAACGATACCTCTTTGTCAGTCTCCCAATTAGGGGATAGCTACGTTAAGGTTCTTTCGTCTCAGAAAAGAGATACTTGTGAGAATAAACCCAGTAGCCAGTGGTTGCTAAATCAAATCTACATGAACGTATAAAAGTACCACCAGGTGACTGTGCTTTCTTCTTTAGCATTATACTATTGTTTATTCACTGCCTAAATCCGTAGCTGGATTAACCAAGACAGCCTTGAGTATTGTGTGAAGAACCATACTGGAAGGAGGTATTTATCCATTAGCCGTTTTCAGCCATTTGATTTCAACAAGTTTTTGGTCACGAAGGCTAACGTCAATCAAGAACAATCACCGACTTTCCAATTAGCTTACCCTGACGGGCTTCCCGATAGGCTTCTCTAACGTTGGTAAACGAATACGTCTTGTCCAGTACGATCTGTAGGCCAGCCTCCGCCAGATGAGTTAACGTATTAAATCCGTCAACGGTCGGTTTTAAGATCAGAATCGTCAATTTTTGCCCGGAAAAGAGATTGTTAATAAATGAGTGAAGGAGCGTCAACGGTGAAGGAAGTGTGCTGACAAAGATGGCCTTTCGCTTCATCAGGTTTTTTGCCTCGGTAAAAGAAAGCTTGGTGGATAGGTCAATAACCGCATCGAACGTTTGACCCAGCAGTTTGCTGTCTTGTCTGGTGTAGTCGATCACGGTATCAGCGCCCCATCTTTTGGCTTCGGCAACGCCCTTCGTACTGACAACCGCCGTCACTCGGGCACCCCGTTTTTTGGCGATTTGAACGGCAAATACCCCAATCCCGCCGGTAGCGCCGTTGATCAATACGTCCTGGTTAGCGCCGACCTTAGCCAATTGATCAATGATCTGCAACGCAGACAATCCGGTTACGGGCAGAGCAGCTGCCTCCTCAAACGAAAGGTTGGTCGGTTTTGGGGCAATATCGGTCTCCTTAACGACAATGTAATCGGCCAGGGCTCCCCCTTTAAACACATCCAGTAAGCCAATGATTGCGTCACCAGTCTTAAAGCGACTCACGGTGATGCCCGCTTGTTCGACAACGCCCGAGAAATCGATACCCACCGATTTAGGGAAGGTTGTTCCCGACATCAATTTCATCGCTCCGCCATAAATTTTCCAATCCAGCGGGTTGATCGAAACCGCCTTCACTCTTATCAGCAGTTGATCGTCCTGAATGCTGGGCACCGCTTGTTCGATTAGCTCCAGCACGCTTTCGTCGCCAAACTGGTTATACATTACTTTTCTCATAATTGCCGTATGTCTAGTTTCTACACCGCAAAGTTGGTCCAAGTAAAGAACTGAAAATAACCCAAAAGGCCAGAAAAACAGTCGAATCCGACGAGGTAGATCATCCGGCAACTTCCGGGTATCGGTGACTATCGTATCTGTATAGTAATAGGCATTATGGTTTGTCCGATCGGACTGATTTGCGGTCACATCGGACTGTTTTCTGGTCTAATGCCTTCCTAGATTTGTGAACTATTTAAATCAAGCATCATGAAAAATCACCAAAAACCGATCACGGTAGGCGCTGATGAAGGCAAAAGCGTTTCTGTTGGTGGAAGCACCTATCGAATTCTGGTGGCGGGAAAAGACACATCAGGAGCCTACGCCACGATTGACATGCTGGTACCACCCGGTGGTGGACCCGGACCACATGCCCACGCCGATTTCGAGGAGTCCTTCTACGTCATCGACGGCGAAATTGAGGTCAAATCCGAGTTTGGCAGTTATGTAGCGACTAAAGGTTCTTTTATTTCTATTCCCAAAGGGGGCGTGGTACACGGCTTCAAGAATACGAGCGGGCAAACGGCCCATTTGCTTTGCACCGTAGTACCGGCCGGTCTGGAACTGTTATTCGAGGAGATCGGCCAGCCCGTCGCAGCCGGGCAGTTTCTGCCACCCCCCGCGCTGGATGGCGCTACGATAAAGAAACTACAGACTATTGCCGAAAAGTATGGTCAGCAAATCTTCCCGCCCGCTTATCTGGGGTAAACAGCGCGTTATGTGTACGAGTAGCGCTTGGGGTTTAGGCCATAATGCTTTTCAAAGAGTCGGCTGAAGTGGCTTAGATTGGAAAAGCCCAGTTCATAACCCACCTGCCCAACGGAATGCTTGCCCTGTTTCAGCAGGAAGGCCGCTTCTTCCATTCGGGCTTGCTGGTAATAAGTGTAGATGGTGGTTCCAAACGTTTGCTTGAAAAGCTGTTTAAGTTTAGTTTCGCTCATGGCAGCGACTTGAGCCAGCTCACGGATTACCGGTGGCACGCTCAGGTCGTTCAGGATCTGATTGCGTATATACAGAAGCCTTTCCGCATCGGCGCTGTTGATCGGTTGATGGGGAGCGCTTTCCCGTAGGGCCAATTTATGGAAAACCAGATAGAGGAGTTCCTGCACCCTGATCTGCATGTAAAAGTGGCTTAGAGGATCAGTCATGTCCACAGTGGCCAGATTTTTAAGCAGCAGCTTAGTCTCGGCAACCATGCTTTCGAAAAAAAGGAAGGAATTACCGTTGCCGATAATGGTTTGCAGTACTGAGTTAGGTTCGCTAACGGCCAGTAATTCCCTTAACTGAGGTGGCTTTATGGCAACAACTACGTAATGAATCGTTTGATGGGCAGGAAAGCGGATAGTAGAGCTGAGATCGTTGGAGGTGACCTGGATTGCCGATTCATCGCGCTGCGAAAACGGGACCTGGAGATCATCATTATAAGCAATCTCGAGTGGCTGTTCGTTGCTGTAAAAAAAGATGGTAATCAGGTCATTTCCCTGACCGGACGACTTGCGTTTGATAATAAGATCTTCCTTAAGTACGTACCGGTGTATGGTGATCTTGAAGTCTTCCCCGAATGCCAGCTTGCGAATGGAGCCCTGCCCTAAATGATCCGGTATCACGAGCAGACCGTTCTGTACCGCTGCCTGTATGTGCCGGGCAAAGTACGTCATAAAGTCAAAATCGGGGGTAGCGGTAAAGCTGAAAATCATAATGATCAGTCCGTTTGTGCAACCATTCAGCAATATGGCATCGATCCAGCTTCATTTGACACTGATGCTGATTAATTGTTACTCGTTAGACGCCCCTTTTTCGGAGACTCTCCCCTGCCTTATTTGTGTTCGCTCTTGGCTTATTCTAACGATCTCAAAAAGCCATCCGCCGGGTGGTTCCGTCACAAATCAACCGCAGCCGCTCACGGTCGCAACGGCCAGTACGCCGGAGCGGGACCGTATCCCATTTTCAATGGCGCAGATGAGTTCATGCGACAATTTTACGAACGTAGGACTGAGCTTTACCCCTTGTAAAGCTAAATGAAATGTACTTCGCAGCCCTGCTACCTCCATACTAGATGTAATTAGTAGAAAATTTCATTCTAGGATGAAACAGGAGTAAACTCGTAGGGTCGTGCGATGGAGCCATCGGCGGTTCTTATCCAGATACACCGGTGGCACACCGGCCCGACAACACCGCTGGTACGGCAGCTTCTTTCTCTTGATTGGTGAACCGTATTCTGGCGGTTTACCAAACCACTAAACCCCGGGCTGGCTACCCAGGGAGTGTTACAGGACCAATGCCATCACCAGACAGGAGCCGCCCACCACACATACCCTAATCCAGCCACCATGCGTCCAGGCCACTTGAACGCGCAAAGACTGAACGCGGCCTCTGTGACAAATTGATAAGCACCTTGTTAGTACTAATCAAAATGGAAAAGTAGCTTAACGCAGAAAGCCGCTACCAGCACCGGCAGTAGACTTTTAAACCGAAGGCCATAGTGACAGTCACCCCTACCACTACAACCTTCGGATTCTGGTCAGTTAACGAATGACTTGATGAAATCCAGGCTGGTGGTCCAGGTGAGATCGTTATAACGTTCGTTCGCTACTTGGGTATGGCGGGTTGTGAACATCGGATACATATACTGGCCCTGTTGCCACTTCGCGTATAACTCATATTCTCCAGCGGGGTAGTCAGCTCGTTGCTTACGGATAAACTGGGCAAAATCGTCCAGACCCGACAACCGATGAAGCCTGAATTCCTGACCCGTTGCCTGTTTTACTTCTTGCATCAACTTGGTAGGGCTAACCTGGAAACTGGCAATCTGTAGATTTCGGGGGGCCGTATCATCCAGAGCCACTTCAGCCGTGAAAGCCGCCGTATCGTCCATCATCGTGAAATCCAGTGGCCAGTCTGCCTTCTCGCCCCAGTAACCAATACTCTTTTCTTTCAGATTCAAGATCGGTGTATTATAGGTTAAAATGTCGGCAAAAGCGCCGTTGAAAACCGAAGTAGCTTGTATGGATGTAGCGGGAATGTAGTTTGCCAAGATCGGCGAGTACGTTAATATAGGTTTTTCGCCAAACAGCTTAACCCCAATGGGTAGAATTCCCCGGGGAAGCGGCCCCCTTGTTTACTGATCAGGAGACTATGCCCAGCCCGCAGGGATGACGTCAGGTTCATCAACGCCATAAAATTGAGAAAGTCCGTTGAAGCTGCCTGAAACTGCGGAATCATGCGGGGGAGTGTATCTACCCGCTAATTAACCGTACCATTTTAGTTAAGCATACAGTTTTGAGATGAACGCATCGACCACGTATTGATCTTGCGGAAAGTTATAGACCTCACTAATCTTGCCATCGTCAATCTTCCACAGTAAACAGGACATCGCATTCAGGTTATCGACGCCCTGAAGTTGACTCCAGTTTTGATGACAGTCGATCACATATTGATCATTGACACCCATTACGATCGGGCTGGCCTGAAAATCGGCCTTACCAAGTTGCTCAAAATACGTCAACACATCGTCAATACCCTTCTTTACGCCACTTAAGGGGTGCCGGCCCGGAATATGCCATTGGATGATCGGAGAAAGAATTGTTTCAATTGTTGACAGATCATTGGTGGCGTAGGCTTGGAAAAAGCGGTGAACCAACTCTATATTCGGATGGGAAATCATGGGTAGAAAACTAGCGGATTACTTGTTGCACAAAAGTAGCGACCCTTATTTTGGATAAATTACGCCAGAAAGACTACTTTTTGTTTGCATCGGCCATGTATAGCCAACCCATCAGCTGTTCTTCGCTTGTTGAGCAAGCGACTAGTCCATTTGTCAGTTTCCATCAACGGCTGGGCTGTTTCCATTCCGATTGGCATCAACACGAGTGGGGACAATTGATCTATGCCGAAAAGGGGTGTATTCATGTCAACAGCCGGACGAAACAGATCCTCATTCCGAGCGGGTATGGGGTTTGGATACCCCCTGACACCGATCATGAGATCCGGTCCACGAGTTCACAGACGAACATTCGCTCGATTTGCTTTCCGGTAGCGGATAACAACGGGTCTCTGCGACAAACCATTAGCGTATTTCCAATGTCTACGTTGCTTCGGGAAATGATCCGCTATACCAACCGGTGGAACCAGGGGCCGGTTGACGAGGCCCAGGCGACTACGTTTTTGCAAACCGTTCAGGGTTTGTTGCCAGAAGAAATTGACAAAGCGGTGATCGTCTATCTACCGTCGACGACTCACGCCAAACTCCTGCCGATCACTACGTATATTCAGACCCATTTAGCCCGACCGATCAATGTTCAGTGGTTAGCCAGTGAGTTTGGCCTGTCAGTGCGAACTCTGAGTCGGCTATTCAGGCAGCAGTTGGGCACTTCCTTTTCCGGTTATTGCAAGATCGCCCGCATCATGCGCGCACTGGAACTGATTGAACTAGGTTGTGACAACGTATCGCAAGTAGCCACTGATGTGGGCTATGAAAGTTTGGCCACGTTTAGCAATAATTTTTTGGCGATCTGTGGTCATCGTCCCTTACAATTTATCCATAGCAAACGTCTTTACTAGCCTGATCAATCGCGCTTAGCCCACTGGAATGGACGCAGGATAAACTTGTCTTTTAGGAGACGATTCACTCGCTGGTTACCACCTTATTCCTTGAACGACCCAGGCGACGGTTCAACGTCGATGAGCTGTCTGCCTCCTCTGCGCCCGTGGCCATTTTGGGGAAAGTAAATCACGCCGTTATTGAACCCGAATTATCTGAACGCCCAGCACCGGACGACCATCGGCCGTAACACCTTGTATCACCACGCGCAACGTTCGCACTACGTCGGACAGCGGAAAACGTAACTGGCTGCGCCCCTGACTGTCGGTTTGCATGATTGGCTTCCAGTACAGAACATCCCGGTAATCGACGGGGCCAGAAATGGTGCTGGCGGTTCCCTCCGCATCGTAACGGGGCACATAAAATTCGCGCTGCACAGAGGGGTAGCTAATAAGTTGAATCGGCGTCATTCCCCCCTGGGCTTTGGTACTTCCCGGCATGGACCGTGCAGTTTTAGAGTAAAAAGCAATCACGCCGTTCCCTCCGCGAGCCCCGTATATCCCAGTCGTAGCCGCATTTTTCAATACTTCGATCCGGTCAATATCTCGTGGATTGAAGGTCATCAGCGCGATTCCGTCAGGGTCCTGAATGGGCACGCCATCCATCAGATATAAGGGCTGTGTACCACTTTTGAAACTACTCACCCCGCGGATCAATACCTGATAGTCACCCTTCTTAACACCACCTGGGGGTGCGATACTTCGCGAAACCGTAACGCCCGCTAGTCGGCCCTGCATCATTTCGTACAGATTGGCGTAGGGGGGCGACTTCTCATCGAACACCAGAACGGCATCGGCCTCATTATGCAAGCTTCTCATCTGAATATCATCAGGTCTTCCCTCGTATTTACGCGCCCGAACCGTCACTTCATTCAGCACTTTTGCCAGTTTATCGCGGTACAAATCGGCGTTTGCTTCCTGCCGAATGCGGGCCGCTTCCAGTTGATTTCGCAGCGTCGCCCTGTTTGGCGCAACCGGTAGCTGACCCGATTCCCATCGGTTGCCGGGCGCGTCCAGAACCAGATGAGCCTCCATTGGCGGAATGTTTTTTAGTTGGCGATCCGTGATTCGCGTCAGTAACCGTACCGTATCCGTAATGGCCATCCCCCCCAGCCGAAAGCGACCCCGTTCGTCAGCGCCTGCCGATTTTACAAACGATTGCCCCGGTCCTGTCGATGCCACGATCAGCTGCGCGCCGGGTATTGGATCATTTTTCGCCGTCAATATGCGGCCCCTGAGCGATACACCACCGAGCCGTTCCGTTTCGGGCGTGCCACTGACCCGTCGCCAGCCCTGTGTCAGCAACAGGTCGTCCAGTGCCTGACGAGTTTTGGCCGTGCGGTAAGCGACGTATTGATTGGGGTTTTCGATACGGCCCCGAAGCTCACCCGTTAGCAACAAATGGGCCGGCAACCTAGCCTCGGTGGTATCATCTGGCACTTTGTCCGCATCGGTAATCGACGCCGATAAAGCGGCTGACGCCGGTACTCCATTATCGTTCAGATTAACGCTCAGGATAACCTGTTCGCGGGGCTGATACCGGGTTTTGTTGACACCCAGCAGCACCCGTACCGGCGTTATGAATTCGGGCACAAAAACCAACCGCTCGGCTTGCGGCCTGGCGCTGGCATCGTAAAGCGTGATTTGTGCCAAACCCGGTAACCACGTCGTCATGGGCAAGCTTAGCTTCGCTACCCCATTTTGCAGGAGAATTTTTCGCTGATCGACCACGCGACCGTGCTGCTGAATCAGGATATACACCGAGTCGCTAACGGCCCGATTCGCGCTAAGTATGGTCAACGCCAGGCGGGTGGTATCGCTCATCGCATCGGCCGAAAGCAACAGCCCCTCCGTTTCGGGTTTGGGCAACTGAACGTGTTGCGGCTGGTTGTTGTAGGTTACGTCGGCGTAATACGTGCGCTGCGGTTTTGGCTCCGTCGACACGCTGGTCATCCCCTGGTGATTGGTCTTGAAACGAATGACTTCTGCGCCCAAATCGTCGACAATACGTCCCATGACGGGTAAGCCATGCCCATCGGGATGCACAATTTTTATACCCAGACGTGCGGGCAATCCCGTAATCCAGCGACCACCTTCCGGTAAAACCTGAATGTCTATTGGTTGAGGAACCGAATCACTGCGTATGGCTACCTCGTTGCGAAACAGGTTGTAGATCGCCACTGACCGTTCGAAAGCAGGGCGTAACTGGGCATCATCGTCGTCGGTGTAGGCGCGAAGGCAATACGTTCCCGTCGTTAAGGTATCTGACAGGCGGAAGTTACCCTCACCACGTCCGTCAACGATACGTACCCACTGGTGTTGCACGAGTCGGCCTGCCGCAGAAAGCAGATCGACATGAACAGCCGTTTCGCCACTGGCCTGCTGATCGTTGACCGCGTCCAGCAGATACGTACTCATCCAGAGTCGATCGCCAGTGGCATAAACGGGTTTATCGATGTGCACGAACAACGTGGGAGCCAGCCATTTAAATCGTTCGCTGAAGGCCGTGCTGATCCGTCCCAGGCGGGCATCGGTTGGGGCGAGTT comes from the Spirosoma agri genome and includes:
- a CDS encoding alpha/beta hydrolase, with protein sequence MKTILYLLCLVLVGCQPKSSGPDKPSSDTPLRAIYSRAVNDSLYVQTQLPLEYDDSTTKHYPVVVILDGNFHFPMLAASVHQYEKAGLLPPLILVGVGYRSFNAMDSLRVRDYLYPAALASDELKAPGGGERFRQFLSRELVPSIDSTYRTTSQNRTLLGHSFGGYFALYTLLSQAKTKTHDFQNFVAASPSVWYHNFYLNQLPAQLSQLNKADSIRLFLSVGGQENPQWDIKPVSGLTTSIRQSHKVSLQGGVYDQLGHMDTGQLSFLKGLQYFYQSR
- a CDS encoding NAD(P)-dependent alcohol dehydrogenase, translating into MRKVMYNQFGDESVLELIEQAVPSIQDDQLLIRVKAVSINPLDWKIYGGAMKLMSGTTFPKSVGIDFSGVVEQAGITVSRFKTGDAIIGLLDVFKGGALADYIVVKETDIAPKPTNLSFEEAAALPVTGLSALQIIDQLAKVGANQDVLINGATGGIGVFAVQIAKKRGARVTAVVSTKGVAEAKRWGADTVIDYTRQDSKLLGQTFDAVIDLSTKLSFTEAKNLMKRKAIFVSTLPSPLTLLHSFINNLFSGQKLTILILKPTVDGFNTLTHLAEAGLQIVLDKTYSFTNVREAYREARQGKLIGKSVIVLD
- a CDS encoding cupin domain-containing protein, encoding MKNHQKPITVGADEGKSVSVGGSTYRILVAGKDTSGAYATIDMLVPPGGGPGPHAHADFEESFYVIDGEIEVKSEFGSYVATKGSFISIPKGGVVHGFKNTSGQTAHLLCTVVPAGLELLFEEIGQPVAAGQFLPPPALDGATIKKLQTIAEKYGQQIFPPAYLG
- a CDS encoding helix-turn-helix transcriptional regulator, with amino-acid sequence MIFSFTATPDFDFMTYFARHIQAAVQNGLLVIPDHLGQGSIRKLAFGEDFKITIHRYVLKEDLIIKRKSSGQGNDLITIFFYSNEQPLEIAYNDDLQVPFSQRDESAIQVTSNDLSSTIRFPAHQTIHYVVVAIKPPQLRELLAVSEPNSVLQTIIGNGNSFLFFESMVAETKLLLKNLATVDMTDPLSHFYMQIRVQELLYLVFHKLALRESAPHQPINSADAERLLYIRNQILNDLSVPPVIRELAQVAAMSETKLKQLFKQTFGTTIYTYYQQARMEEAAFLLKQGKHSVGQVGYELGFSNLSHFSRLFEKHYGLNPKRYSYT
- a CDS encoding Rossmann-fold NAD(P)-binding domain-containing protein, whose product is MANYIPATSIQATSVFNGAFADILTYNTPILNLKEKSIGYWGEKADWPLDFTMMDDTAAFTAEVALDDTAPRNLQIASFQVSPTKLMQEVKQATGQEFRLHRLSGLDDFAQFIRKQRADYPAGEYELYAKWQQGQYMYPMFTTRHTQVANERYNDLTWTTSLDFIKSFVN
- a CDS encoding nuclear transport factor 2 family protein; the protein is MISHPNIELVHRFFQAYATNDLSTIETILSPIIQWHIPGRHPLSGVKKGIDDVLTYFEQLGKADFQASPIVMGVNDQYVIDCHQNWSQLQGVDNLNAMSCLLWKIDDGKISEVYNFPQDQYVVDAFISKLYA
- a CDS encoding AraC family transcriptional regulator, with protein sequence MDKLRQKDYFLFASAMYSQPISCSSLVEQATSPFVSFHQRLGCFHSDWHQHEWGQLIYAEKGCIHVNSRTKQILIPSGYGVWIPPDTDHEIRSTSSQTNIRSICFPVADNNGSLRQTISVFPMSTLLREMIRYTNRWNQGPVDEAQATTFLQTVQGLLPEEIDKAVIVYLPSTTHAKLLPITTYIQTHLARPINVQWLASEFGLSVRTLSRLFRQQLGTSFSGYCKIARIMRALELIELGCDNVSQVATDVGYESLATFSNNFLAICGHRPLQFIHSKRLY
- a CDS encoding carboxypeptidase-like regulatory domain-containing protein; translation: MRCWFFVGWITAVLLLGSSLLTYGQTTALLTGYVTDATTGKPMPFANVYVNRSTRGAITDEKGYYTLAGVPLGTVEIAASFVGYQSARQTIRFDNTAPQKVNFRLKPSEQTLDAVTVRGNPKRWERNLRQFTKQLFGEPFGGQCLLVNSEVLSFNDDKDHLYATASEPLIIDNQALGYRLIYDLQHFDATASGEVFYAGTARFDELKPENERQANRFRRNRLTAYNGSVRHLLASLTNKTFEQAGFLVYQEDVTKIMSLEKRSITLAAAVSDYKRLIPIQASALIQPGRLSTERRLVSPMKLIVFYTKAISNFSPYPDARYAYSEMKLPSGQLQLTVDGVITLPEGMEVKGSMGDDRLSTMLPADWKPKGNENDISTSGPVALQGKLAPTDARLGRISTAFSERFKWLAPTLFVHIDKPVYATGDRLWMSTYLLDAVNDQQASGETAVHVDLLSAAGRLVQHQWVRIVDGRGEGNFRLSDTLTTGTYCLRAYTDDDDAQLRPAFERSVAIYNLFRNEVAIRSDSVPQPIDIQVLPEGGRWITGLPARLGIKIVHPDGHGLPVMGRIVDDLGAEVIRFKTNHQGMTSVSTEPKPQRTYYADVTYNNQPQHVQLPKPETEGLLLSADAMSDTTRLALTILSANRAVSDSVYILIQQHGRVVDQRKILLQNGVAKLSLPMTTWLPGLAQITLYDASARPQAERLVFVPEFITPVRVLLGVNKTRYQPREQVILSVNLNDNGVPASAALSASITDADKVPDDTTEARLPAHLLLTGELRGRIENPNQYVAYRTAKTRQALDDLLLTQGWRRVSGTPETERLGGVSLRGRILTAKNDPIPGAQLIVASTGPGQSFVKSAGADERGRFRLGGMAITDTVRLLTRITDRQLKNIPPMEAHLVLDAPGNRWESGQLPVAPNRATLRNQLEAARIRQEANADLYRDKLAKVLNEVTVRARKYEGRPDDIQMRSLHNEADAVLVFDEKSPPYANLYEMMQGRLAGVTVSRSIAPPGGVKKGDYQVLIRGVSSFKSGTQPLYLMDGVPIQDPDGIALMTFNPRDIDRIEVLKNAATTGIYGARGGNGVIAFYSKTARSMPGSTKAQGGMTPIQLISYPSVQREFYVPRYDAEGTASTISGPVDYRDVLYWKPIMQTDSQGRSQLRFPLSDVVRTLRVVIQGVTADGRPVLGVQIIRVQ